The sequence below is a genomic window from Arthrobacter sp. U41.
CCGTCACCCGGTTGGGCATGGACAAGACCCACAGCCGCCACCGCAACACCACACCCTTCGTGGTCCGGGTCGAACACGCCGACGGCGAAGTCCGCGACCACCAGGCCGCCGGTGTCATCGACGCGTCAGGCACCTGGTCCACCCGCAACCCGCTCGGAACCTCCGGGCTTCCCGCCCTTGGCGAAGCCGCCGCAGCCGACAGGATTTCCTCGCCGCTGCCGGACGTCCTGGGCCGGGACCGCGAGACGTTCGAGGGCCGCACGGCGCTTGTGGTCGGCGCCGGCCACTCGGCTGCCAACACCCTGATCAACCTTTCCGAGCTCGCGGATCAGGTGCCCGGGACGAGGATCGTGTGGGCGATCCGCGGCGCCTCCGCTGCCAAGGTCTACGGCGGCGGCGACGCCGACGGGCTGGCCGCCCGCGGACAGCTGGGCAGCCGGCTCCGCAGCCTCGTCGAGTCCGGCGCCGTGGAACTGCACACCGGCTTCGGGATCGCCGCCCTCGCCGCGGCCGCCGGCGCCGTCACCGTGACCTCCACGGACGGCCGCACCCTCGAAGCCGACGTTGTGGTCCCGGCCACCGGCTTCCGCCCCGACCTGGACATCCTCCGGGAACTCCGGCTCGAACTGGACCCCGGCGTCGAGGCCCCGCGTGAGCTCGGGCCGCTGATCGACCCGGAATTCCACTCCTGCGGCACCGTCGAACCACACGGAGCCGGGATGCTGGCCCACCCGGAGCAGGACTTCTACATCGTCGGCATGAAGTCCTACGGCCGGGCCCCGACCTTCCTGCTCGCCACCGGCTACGAGCAGGTCCGCTCCGTCGCGGCCGCGCTGGCCGGAGACCGTGAAGCCGCCGACACCGTCCAGCTCGAACTCCCCGAAACCGGCGTCTGCTCCTCCGACATCGGCACCAGCTGCGACGTCCCCGCGGCCGCAACCGCAGCGTTTGTGGCCGAAACCTCCGGCGGCTGCTGCGGAGCGCCCGAACCGGTCCTTGTCGGGTTCCCCACCGGCCTGGCCCACGGCCGCTCCGGCGGGAACTGAGCCCGTTCCCTGCTTTTTCTTCGACTGAACACACTGGAGAGCTGACATGACTGACCACCCCGAACACGGCCTGGGACTACAGGACAACACCGAACTACTGCACCGGATCAGCGCCCGCCTGGCAGACCGCTTTGCCGGCGTGTTCGCCGCCGAGACGGTCGAACGCTACGTCTTCGAGTCCTACACCGCCCTGGCCCGGACCGCGAAAATCAGCACGTACCTGCCCTCCACCACCGAGCACTTCGCCAACGACCGACTCGCTGCGCTGGCCAAATCCAAGGGCGCCGTCGCCTCCGAGGTCCCCGAAGTGCTGTTCGTCTGCGTGCAGAACGCAGGCCGGTCCCAGATGGCCGCGGCACTGCTCACCGTCGAGGCCAAGGGCAGGATCCGAGTCCGGTCCGCCGGCTCGCTGCCAGCCGCCGAACTGGACCCCGCCGTCGTCGCGGCGATGTCCGAAATGGGCCTGGACCTGACCAAGGACTATCCCAAGCCGCTCACCGACGACGTCGTACGCGCCGCCGACGTGGTGATCACGATGGGCTGCGGCGACTCCTGCCCGATCTACCCCGGCAAACGCTACGAGGACTGGGAACTTGCAGACCCGGCCGGCCTGCCCGTTGCTGCCGTGCGGATCATCCGCGACGAGCTCCACGACCGGGTCAAGGCACTGGCAGCATCACTACTAAGCACCCCCGGCTCAGACAAGAAAGAATCAAACCCATGACCGAGACCACGAAAAAGCCCAGCGTCCTGTTCGTCTGCAGCAAGAACGGCGGGAAGTCCCAGCTCGCCGCCGGACTCATGAACCAGCTCGCAAACGGGACGGTCACGGTGCACTCCGCCGGGACGAAACCCGGTACATCGCTGAACCCCCAGTCCGTGGACTCGCTGGCGGAACTCGGCATCGACATCACCGGCGAACACCCCAAACCCGTCACCGACGACGTGCTGAACGCAGCCGACGTCGTGGTCGTCCTGGGCAACGAGGCCAAAGTCGAAGCCCCGGAGGGCAAGCGGCTCGAGATCTGGAACACGGACGAGCCCTCCGAACGCGGCATCGAAGGGATGGAACGTATGCGCCTGGTCCGGGATGACATCAAGGCCCGGGTCCGGAAGCTGTACGCGGAGCTCACCGGGAGCTGACCTTGCCCGTGCCCGTCCCCACCCGGATCCTCGCCGCAGAGGGTGCACCGCGCGGCGGCCTCGCCGCGCTGTGCATCACCCAGACGACCGGGTGGGGCGTGCTCTATTACGCGTTGATCACGGCGGTCCGCCCGATCAGCGCCGACACCGGCTGGGACCCGGCCCTCGTGACCGGAGCCTTTTCCGCCGGACTGCTGGTGTCCGCAGCGGCCGGAATCTCCGTCGGCAGGATCCTCGATCGGACCGGGCCGCGCACGCTGATGATCGGCGGATCCCTTGTCGGAGTGCTGGCCCTGGTCATGGTGGCGCTGGCACCGAACCTGCCCCTGTTCTTTGCGGCCTGGCTGCTGGCCGGCACCGCGCAGGCCGCCGTGCTGTACCAGCCCGCCTTCACGGTGATCAGCCGCTGGTACGGAGCCGCCCGCGTCCGGCCCCTGACCGTCCTCACCCTCGTCGCCGGGTTCGCGTCCACCATCTTCGCCCCCGTCACCGCCGCTTTGACCTTCGCGTTCGGCTGGAGAGGCGCCTTCCTCATCCTCGCCGGTGTCATGGGACTCATCACCGTGCCGCTGCACGCCCGCTACCTCAACCG
It includes:
- a CDS encoding FAD-dependent oxidoreductase, with product MAVTTTLPVAVIGAGPVGLAAAAHLLERGIEPLILEAGPAAAAAIEQWRHIRLFSPWQYNTDAAAVRALAATGWESPEPTALPIGGELIDRYLTPLAALPAIASRLHTGARVIAVTRLGMDKTHSRHRNTTPFVVRVEHADGEVRDHQAAGVIDASGTWSTRNPLGTSGLPALGEAAAADRISSPLPDVLGRDRETFEGRTALVVGAGHSAANTLINLSELADQVPGTRIVWAIRGASAAKVYGGGDADGLAARGQLGSRLRSLVESGAVELHTGFGIAALAAAAGAVTVTSTDGRTLEADVVVPATGFRPDLDILRELRLELDPGVEAPRELGPLIDPEFHSCGTVEPHGAGMLAHPEQDFYIVGMKSYGRAPTFLLATGYEQVRSVAAALAGDREAADTVQLELPETGVCSSDIGTSCDVPAAATAAFVAETSGGCCGAPEPVLVGFPTGLAHGRSGGN
- a CDS encoding arsenate reductase ArsC, which codes for MTDHPEHGLGLQDNTELLHRISARLADRFAGVFAAETVERYVFESYTALARTAKISTYLPSTTEHFANDRLAALAKSKGAVASEVPEVLFVCVQNAGRSQMAAALLTVEAKGRIRVRSAGSLPAAELDPAVVAAMSEMGLDLTKDYPKPLTDDVVRAADVVITMGCGDSCPIYPGKRYEDWELADPAGLPVAAVRIIRDELHDRVKALAASLLSTPGSDKKESNP
- a CDS encoding arsenate-mycothiol transferase ArsC; translated protein: MTETTKKPSVLFVCSKNGGKSQLAAGLMNQLANGTVTVHSAGTKPGTSLNPQSVDSLAELGIDITGEHPKPVTDDVLNAADVVVVLGNEAKVEAPEGKRLEIWNTDEPSERGIEGMERMRLVRDDIKARVRKLYAELTGS